The genomic window GATCCGCCCGGCCAATTGCGTGAACTGGTCATCCGCCCCGCCCGCGACAGTCAGCAGATCCTGCCCCGCCTCGGTGGCCGTATAACCCCGGGCATGGCGCTGAAACAGTTTGGCCCCCAGCCGACCCTCCAAGGCATCAATATGGCGGATCACCGTGGCATGATGCACACCCAGAACTTCGGCAGCCCCGCTGACCGTGCCCATACGCGCAACCTGATAAGCGGTGCGAATCTCATCCCAGTGGTCAAAGGACATATCTGTGCACTCCTACACATAGTATGGAGTATTTGGGCATATTGTGTTCATTCACGCAAGTCCCAATTCTTCTCTCACAGACATGCTTACACCCGTGAAAGAAGCCAGACCCATGACAGATTCCATCCTCCGTATTGACGCCTCCGCCCGGCGCGCGGGCTCCATCTCCCGCGACCTGACCGACCGGATTCTTGCCCGTTTGGGTGAGGATATCCCGGTCATCATCCGCGACCTTGCCGAGGGCATGCCCCTGATTGACGAGACCTGGGTCGCCGCCAATTTCACGCCCGCCGCCGAGCGGACGGAGGCGCAACGCACAGCACTCGCCCTGTCCGACAGGCTGATTGACGAGATCAAGGCCGCCGATACCCTGGTGATCGGCCTGCCGATCTACAATTTCGGCGTGCCCGCCGCGCTGAAAGCCTGGATCGACCTGGTGGCCCGTGCCGGTGTCACATTCTCCTATTCCGAAAACGGCCCTGTCGGCCTGCTGAGCGGCAAGCGCGCCATCGTCGCCGTTGCGTCGGGCGGCACGGCGGCAGGCTCGGATATCGACTTTGCCACCGGCTATCTGACCCATGTGCTGGGCTTTATCGGCATCACGGATGTGCAATGTGTCACCGCCGACCAGCTGGCCCTGGATGCCGAGGCCACGGTTGCAAAAGCCCATGGCCAGATCGCAGCCCTGGCCGCCTGATCAGGCCCTCCCGGATGCCGACCCTCGAAGAGACCCGAAACTGGTGTGTTCCGAACAGATGCCCTAGACTGCCTATCATGCGCTTTGCCTTGCTCCTTTGTGCCGCTTTCGCAGTCCCGGCGTCGCTGGCGGCACAAACCTGTGCGCTGGAGTTTACAATCGAGGTCACCCGTGGTGTCGGCGACATCCCCCCGGGGACCGAGCTTATGGGCCATGCCGAGTTCACCACCGAGGGCAGCTTTCGCCAGGAAGGCGGCTCGACCGCGCATCTGGCCACCGGCACCATGGCGCTGAATGACACGATCAGCGGCCCGGTCTGGGCCCTGATCACCACCAGCCGCGATTTCACCTCTGATCTGGTCGGGATCTATGCCCATCATGTGACCGGCTTCACCTTCGCGGGCAGCCGTTTTGACGGGCCCATGGCGCTGACACTTTACGGCACCCCCGGCACCCGCCCGGAACCGGTGCCGCCGATGACGCAGGATGAATGGGACAGTCTGGCGCTCAGACGCACCTTTCAGCTGCATTCCAACAATGGCGATATGCTGGCCGGTGATGTGACCGCACTGCAGGCCGACTGCACATAAACCCGCCCCTTGACTCTGCCCCCCTGACTGCCCTAATCCGCACGAAATACCGGATTGCATCAGCGTTCCGGTCCTGTGACCGAAAACAGGATCGCCCCCCGTCAGCGAGGTTTCGCCCACGGGGGCAAAGCCGTTTGGTTTTGCCGCCCGTGCGAAAATGACGTTGGGTCTTGGTGCATTTCCGCATGCCCCTTATCTGCAAGGGGCAAACCGAGATAACGAAGGGGGCCGTGGCCCATGTTTGAAAACCTCTCTGAACGCCTGTCTGGCGTCTTCGACCGTCTCACCAAACAGGGCGCCCTGTCTGAAGATGACGTGCGCACGGCCATGCGCGAGGTGCGCGTGGCGCTGCTTGAGGCCGATGTGTCCCTGCCCGTCGCCCGCGAATTCATCAAAGCGGTGGAAAAGAAAGCCACCGGTGCCGCAGTCACCAAATCGGTCACGCCCGGTCAGCAGGTCATCAAGATCGTCCATGATGAACTGATCGCCACTCTCACCGGCGCGGGTGACCCCGGCACCCTGAAAATCGACAACCCGCCCGCACCGATCCTGATGGTCGGCCTGCAGGGCTCGGGCAAAACCACCACCACCGCCAAACTTGCCAAACGCCTGAAAGAGCGGGAGGGCAAACGCATTCTGATGGCGTCGCTGGATACCAACCGCCCCGCCGCGATGGAACAACTGGCGATCCTGGGCACCCAGATCGGCGTTGACACCCTGCCGATTGTCAAAGGCGAAGACCCGGTGACCATCGCCAAACGCGCCAAAACCCAGGCCAGCCTTGGCGGTTATGATGTCTATATGCTCGACACGGCGGGCCGGTTGCATATCGACGCGGAACTGATTGCCCAGGCCGCAGCCGTCCGCGATGTGGCGGGCCCGCGCGAGACGCTGTTGGTCGTCGATGGCCTGACCGGGCAGGACGCGGTCAATGTGGCCCAGGAATTCGACGACAAGATCGGCGTCACCGGCGTGGTCCTGACCCGGATGGATGGCGATGGCCGGGGCGGCGCGGCCCTGTCCATGCGCGCGATCACCGGCAAGCCGATCCGCTTTGTCGGTCTTGGCGAAAAGATGGACGCGATCGAGACGTTTGAGCCCGATCGGATCGCGGGTCGCATCCTTGGCATGGGCGACATCGTGGCGCTGGTGGAAAAGGCGCAGGAAACGCTGGAGGCCGAACAGGCCGAGCGGATGATGAAGCGGTTCCAGAAAGGTCAGTTCAACATGAACGACCTGAAATCCCAGATGGAACAGATGCTGAAAATGGGCGGTATGGAGGGCATGATGTCGATGATGCCCGGCATGGCGAAAATGTCGAAACAACTGGATAATGCGGGCTTTGATGACGCTGTGATCCGCCGCCAGATCGCATTGGTCGATTCGATGACCAAACGCGAACGCGCCAACCCGGCTCTGTTGCAGGCCAGCCGCAAGAAACGCATCGCGGCGGGCGCGGGGCAGGAGGTCAGCGATCTGAACAAGCTGATCAAGATGCACCGGCAGATGTCGGATGCAATGAAAAAGCTGGGTAAAATGGGCAAGAAGGGCCTGATGAAGGGCGGTTTGGGGGCACTGATGGGCAAAGGCGCACCGGCGGCCCTCAAAGACATGGACCCAGGCGGCATGGACCCCAAAGCGCTGGAAGCGGCCGCACGGCAGATGGGCCAGCCCGGCGGTCTTCCGGGCCTTGGCGGCGGTGCGGGCCTGCCGCCGGGATTGTCGGGCTTCGGCAAGAAGAAATGACCGCGGCGGGCATCCATATCCCTACGCTTGCAACCGAGCGGCTGACCCTGCGCGCGCCCCGGCGCTCGGATTTTGAGGCCTATGCCGCGTTTCGCGGCTCGGACCGGGCGTCATTCGTGGGCGGCCCCAACACACGCATTGACGCGTGGCAGCAATTCTGCGCGCTGACCGGTCAGTGGGTGCTGTTGGGTTATGGCCGCTGGATCATGGCCGATAAAGACAGCGATCAGCCGCTTGGCGTGGTGGGCCTGCACCACCCGGTGGAATGGCCCGAACCGGAAATCGCCTGGTCCGTCTTTGCCGATGGTGAAGGCCGGGGGCTGGCCTTTGAGGCCGCCCGGGCCAGCCGCGCTTTTGCCTATGGTACACTTGGCTGGACCACGCTGGTCAGCTGCGTGGACCCGGAGAACACGCGCTCACTTGCCCTGGCCAAACGCCTTGGCTGCACCCCCGATGGGGCCTTCCAGCACGACGCTTTCGGCACCCTGCCGATCTGGCGCCACCCGGCAGCGGAGGCGCTGACATGATCCCGACCCTCACCACGGACCGGTTGCATCTGCGCGGGCCCGACGCCCGCGACTGGCCCGGCTTTCTGGACTATTTCACCTCTGAGCGGTCGCAATTCACCGGCGGCCCGCTGGAGCCACGCCCGGCCTGGGTGCTTTTTGCCGCCGAGATTGGCCACTGGGCGATCCACGGGTTCGGCATGTGGTCGGTCACGCGCAAGGAAGATGACACCGCGATCGGCCTGATCGGATGCTGGTATCCCGAAGGCTGGCCCGAGAAAGAGATCGGCTGGCTGCTTTGGCCCCGGGCCGAGGGGCAGGGCTATGCCTATGAGGCCGCGACAGCGGTTCGCGCCCATGTCTATAACACGCTCCGCTGGTCCACAGCGGTCAGCTATATCGCGCCCGGGAATATACGGTCCATTGCGCTGGCCGAACGGCTTGGTGCGCGGCTTGACCCGTCTGCGACAAAACCCAAACCCGACACGCTGGTATATCGCCACCCGCCCCTACGGAGGTCCAGGCATGACTGATGCCGCAACCCGCGCCGCCACGCTTCTGAAAGACCACCGCGACAGTATCGACCGGCTGGATGCGATCCTGGTCTATACGCTTGGCGAGCGTTTCAAGCACACCCAGGCGGTCGGCAGGCTGAAAGCCGATCATGACCTTCCCCCGTCCGACCCTGCCCGCGAAGCGACGCAGATCGAGCGGTTAGAAGACCTGGCATGCCGGGCCGATCTGGACCCGGAATTTGCCAAGAAATTTCTGAATTTCATCATCGCTGAAGTCATTCAGCATCACAAGAAACACCAATGATAGCAGTTATATACCTGTCCACGCCATCAAAGGAGATCACCCCATGGCTATGAAAATCCGGCTCGCCCGCGGCGGCTCGAAAAAACGTCCCTTCTATCGCATTGTGGCCGCAGACAGCCGCATGCCCCGCGACGGGCGCTATATCGAGAAACTGGGCACCTATAACCCGCTGTTGCCGAAAGACAGCGAAGAGCGTGTGAAAATGGATATGGAGCGTGTGCAGCACTGGCTGGGCCAGGGCGCGCAACCCACCGACCGTGTGTCGCGGTTTCTGGAAGCCGCCGGCGTGATCGAGAAGAAAGAGCGCGCCAATATGCAGAAAGCCGAGCCCGGCAAGAAGGCCGTGGAGCGTGCCGAAGAGAAAGCCGCGAAAGCCGCTGCGGCTGCCGAAGCCCCGGCAGAGGAAGAAACCCCGGTTGAGGAAACCCCCGCAGAGGAAGCCGCTGTCGAGGAAGCCCCCGCAGAGGAAGCGCCCGTTGAAGAGGCCGCCACCGAGGATGCCCCGGCCGAAGAAGAAAAAGCCGAATAATCCGGCTGATCCGGTCCGGCCCGACAGGGGCCGGGCCAATCCTATACGTCCCAACCTGTTTGGTCGCACATGTTTCGCCTGATCCGTCTTGCATTTCTGCTGATTGTCGCCTTCGTCGCCGGTATGGTGTTCGAGCGTCAGTATCAGCAGGACCGTTGCGACAATTCAGGCGGGACATGGATGCGCACCGGTTTCTGCGCGGGGGGGTGAGGCATGGCAGATCGCATATGTGTCGGGGCCATCACCGGGTCTTTCGGGGTGAAAGGTGAGGCACGGGTCAAATCCTTCACTGCCGATCCCGCCGCGATTGGCGATTATGGCCCGCTTTCTACCGAGGATGGCCAGCGCAGCTTTACCCTGAAGATCACCCGACCGGTCAAAAGCGGCTTTGCCGTGCGCCTGTCGGGCGTCACCGGCAAGGAACAGGCCGACGCCCTGCGCGGCACACGGCTTTACGCCCCCCGCACGGCCCTGCCCGCCCTGCCCGATGATGAATTCTACCACACCGATCTGATTGGCCTGACCGTAATCGACACCGGCGGGCAGGAGCATGGAAAGGTCCATGCGGTGCATAATCACGGCGCCTCTGACCTGTTGGAGCTGCGCAGCAAAGGGGCGGGCGGCACCGTGCTGGTCCCTTTCACCGCCGACATCGTACCAACCGTCGACCTGGCGTCGGGGCGGATCATCATCGACCCGCCCGAGGGGTTGTTCGATGCGCCGGAAAGCAAGCCATGACCCCGGCCTTCGATAAGGGTCTTGTGGTGGGCGGCACCGGCATGCTGGCGCAGGCCAGTGAATGGATCGCGGCTCAGTGCCAAAACCTGACTCTGGTTGCCCGTCACCCCGATGCGCTGGCCGCAAAGCTCGGGGCCACCCCGTTACAGCTTGACTGGGCGGACCCGGATGCCGCCGACAGGATCGCCGCGCTGCCATCGGATTTCGACCTTGTGCTCACCTGGGTGCATGATGCCGCAGCCGGGCTGGTGCGCCCCTGCGAGGATCGGCTGAAACCGGGCGGTCGCTCCATCCGCGTGCACGGGTCGCTCTCGGCCGATCTGCAAACCCGCGCGGCGCGGGACCCGAACCCCAGGCCGGATATTGCCCGGCAGGTTGTGATCCTGGGCTGGCATCCCGAACCGGGCGGCGGCAAACGCTGGCTCAGCAATGACGAGATCAGCGCCGGCGTCATCGCGGCGATCCGCGAGCCGGTTTTCGAGGCTCTGACCATCGGGGGCGCAAGTGGCTGACACCCCCCGATCCCATGGCCGCCTGTCGATTTCTGCCAGCGCAACACCGCGCGATCTGATGACGCCATCGCCGCGCCTGAAAGGGGCGTGGACGGCCAGGGTGCTCACGCTTTTTCCTGATGCGTTTCCGGGTGTGCTTGGCCAGTCCCTGACCGGCAAAGCGCTGCAAGAAGGGCTTTGGGCACTGGAGCCGATCGACCTGCGCCCGTTCGGCAGCGGCAGACACCGCAATGTGGATGACACGCCCGCAGGCGGCGGCGCCGGTCTGGTGATGCGCCCCGATGTGCTGGGCCAGGCCCTGAACACGGCCGCATCCGGCACGCCGGACAACCCGGAAAGCTGGCCCCGTGCCTATCTGTCACCGCGCGGCAAACCCTTTACCCAGAAGGATGCGGAACGGTTTGCGAAAGCCGATGGCATCACCCTTCTCTGCGGGCGTTTCGAAGGCGTGGACCAGCGGGTGATCGACCATTTCGGGCTTGAGGAGATCTCCATCGGTGACTTTGTCCTCACCGGTGGGGAGATCGCGGCACAAGCCTTGATTGATGCGACTGTCCGGCTTATACCCCGCGTGCTTGGGAATCAGGCATCAACAGAGGAAGAGTCTTTCTCTGAAGGTCTGCTGGAACACCCGCACTACACGAAACCGGCCGTCTGGGAAGGCCGCGAGATACCTGAGATTCTCCTTTCAGGCCATCACGCGAAAATCGCCCTCTGGCGGAAGGCAATGGCCGAAAGGCTGACAAAGGAACGTCGCCCTGACCTCTGGCGGGCTTACTGTGATACGCATGGTAGGGACCCGGACGGAGACCAAGAGCTCTGAGGGGGCATCACATTCGCGGGCAAACCGTGATCATATATGGAGAGTTGCGATGAACCTGATCGCACAGATCGAGGCGGAACAAGTGGCCGCCCTCGGGGCCAAAATCCCCGATTTCAAAGCCGGTGACACGATCCGTGTCGGCTATAAAGTGACCGAGGGCACCCGCTCTCGTGTGCAGAATTACGAAGGTGTCTGCATCGCCCGCAAGAACGGCGACGGCATTGCCGGCAGCTTCACCGTCCGCAAAATCAGCTTTGGCGAAGGTGTGGAACGTGTGTTCCCGCTGCATTCGACCAATATCGACAGCATCACCGTGGTGCGTCGGGGTCGTGTGCGCCGCGCGAAACTGTATTATCTGCGCGCGCGCCGGGGCAAATCTGCCCGGATCGCCGAAGTGACCAATTACAAGCCCAAATCCGGCGCTGAAGCCTGAAGGAGCGGTGAGATGAAAAAAGACATCCATCCCGATTATCACCTGATCGACGTGAAAATGACCAATGGCGATATTGTCCAGATGAAATCAACCTGGGGCGCCGAAGGCGAAACCCTGGCACTTGACATCGACCCGTCGGTGCACCCGGCCTGGACCGGCGGCAATTCCCGGCTGATGGATACCGGCGGGCGCGTCTCGAAGTTCAAGAAGAAATACGAAGGCCTGGGGTTCTAAAGCACCCTGCCTTAAACTTGAATCACAAATACCCTGCCACGCTTCGCGTTCCCAGGGTATTTGTGATGCGCGATGTCTCAGGTTTCAGGCAGCGTGCTGTAGAACGTCGCGCTTTTCTGATGATCGAAACGCCGCCCGCACGGGGCGGCGTTTTTTGTTGAGCGGGGGGCGATGTTGCGGACAAATGGATTTTTGTACGGGCAGATCTTTCCTTCAAACCTGCATTCCCAACGCAGGGCAGCGATCCCGTCTTGGGACATGAAATTATGACTTCATCAGGGAATGGGTCGGTTTGATGCTTAACAGCCCCGGTTCCCTTCCGTATATTGCGTCGAAATACGGTGGCCCCACGAAATGAGGGCTGCCAGACAGCGAACTCCGGGGGAATGAGCTTGGCGCATATCATCGTTTTGGGCAATGAGAAGGGCGGGTCGGGCAAATCGACCACCGCCATGCATATTGCAACGGCGCTTGCGCGCATGGGCCATACGGTCGGCGGGCTTGATCTGGACCTGCGCCAGCGCAGTTTCCACCGCTATATCGAGAACCGGCAGAACACCATTGCCGCCCGGGATCTGGATGTCGCCTGCCCCCTGCTGATGGAATTGCCGCAGATCAGTGCCGATCAACTGGGCCCGGAAGACAATATCTATGACCGCCGCCTCTCTGCCGCCGTGGCAGAGCTTGAGGGACGTTGCGATTTCATCGTGATCGACTGCCCCGGCTCCCATACACGGCTTAGCCAGGTGGCGCATTCGCTGGCCGATACGCTGGTCACCCCGATGAATGACAGCTTTGTGGATTTCGACCTTCTGGCCCGCATCGACCCGGAAACCTATGACATCCGGGGGCCTTCAGTCTATTCTGAAATGGTCTGGCACGCGCGCCAGTTGCGCGCCAAGGCCGGGCTGAACCCGATCGACTGGATCGTGGTGCGCAACCGGGTCGGGGCGCAGCAGATGCATAACAAACGCAAGGTCGGTGGCGCGCTGGACCGTCTGGCCGAGCGTATCGGGTTTCGCGTTGGCACCGGGTTTTCCGAACGGGTGATTTTCCGCGAGATGTTCCCCACCGGCATGACCCTTCTGGATTTGCGCGAATTGGGGGTGGAGCGGCTGAACATCTCGAATGTTGCCGCCCGGCAGGAGGTGCGTGATCTGATGAGCGGGTTGAACCTGCCCGGTGTCCAGGTCGATTTCTGAGGCAATGTTTGATGCGCCCCATTTCAGGGCAGGTCTGAAACGCCACCGAACTGATTATAGCTTCGGCCTGAAATTCCACACCACCCCACATCACCTTCCTGCCCGGCGGCCCCGCCGGGCAGCGTCTGAGCCGACCCCATGGGGCAGGCGCTTCTCGCCCACCCCTCGGTTCGGGCGATACCCTCTGCGCAATGCATGTGTGTTACAGATTAAATGGACTATGCTCTAATATCGCGGAAGCATTGCACAATCCAGTCTGACACCACGCGCACCGCCGTGTTCCGGGCAAGATCGGGCTGGATGATTGTCCAGTATTCGGCGCGCAGCGCATCGATCTCTTCAGACAATCGCATGAGATCAGGACTGGCATCCCCCTTGAAACAGGGCAGAACGGCAATGCCGGTCTTGCTGGCTGCGGCCGCAAGCATCAGATCGGTGTTCATCAACCGGCTGGCCGGAGGGCGGCCCCGCATCAGGTCTTGCAACCATCCCATGGTGACATAGTGGCTTTGCTCTTCCACGAATGCCAGCCAGGGAAGGGTTCGCAGATCGTCCCGGGACAGCGGCAAAGCCCGCGCCCTTGCATAGCTTTCATGCCCGTATACCGCGCAGCCAACCGAGCCCACGCGCCGCGTCAGGCCCGTTTCCGTTTTTGGCATGTCATGCAGGACACGGATTTCAGGCGCCCGGGTTTGAAAAGGGGATGGCCTGTCGGTGATGATCAGTTCCACTGCGGGGCCATCCCCAAGCAGATGCAAACCCCGCGCCAGAACAGCGGCCGAGGTTTCGCCAGCCCCGACACGGACCGTTTCTTTCAGATGCTGTGAGACACCAAGGGTGCGTTGTTCAACCCGTAATGCGGCACTTTCAACCGCGCGAATTTCCGGCAGCAGGTCCGCACCGGCCGGGGTCAGCCGATGCCCGTCACGATCGCGCAGGAATAACGGAAAACCGATATCCGCCTCCAGCTTCTGCACCCGGCGCGCAACCGTTGGCTGGGTCACCCCAAGCCGCTCAGCCGCCCGGCGCAGACTGCCAAGCTGTGCCACGGCCAGAAATATACGCAGATCAGACCATTCCATGAAACGAATATGTAACACATGGCAGCATCCTGTGGAATGGTGCCGGGGTGCCGGATTTGCCATCCAGAGAAGGACAGACAAATCCGGACCCTCCCATGAAACCCGCCCTTCTGATCACAACAGGTGCCATTCTGTGCTGGGCCTTGCTGAGCGTGGTAAGCCGTATTCTCTTGCTGGCTTATGATCTCGATCCCTGGATGTTCAGCTTCCTGCAACTTTTTGCCGGGGGTGTCGCCTTGCTGATCCTGAGCGGTAAGGGAGGGTTGGACCTGACAAGCTTTGTACGACCCTCCACATGGGTTCTGGGGGCTTTAAGGGTTTTGTCAGCCGCGCTTTATACGGCTGTTCTTGTCTGGGTCAGCGTGCCGGAGGCCGGAATATTCGGCGCGCTGAACCTGCCGGTTGTTGCCATCATCGTCTGGATCGTCATGGGACAGCGCCCCGCGCGATTTGAATGGGTCGGCCATGGCCTGGCCCTCGGCGCGGTTGTCATGCTTGCCCTGCAACTGGAACCCGGGTTTCGCACCACCGTTCTGGGATTGATGGGGCTGAATGCCCTGTGCCTGGCGGGCATGTCGCTTCTGGTCGAGGCACATCCCGATAACAGGTCTGACCTGCCGGGCGCCAGAACACGTTTCACAGGGGCGGTTCTGCTTGTGACTGCAATTGTCTTTCTGGCCGCACGCATCGTGCAAACAGGATCAGTCGATGGCAGGGTTGATATGACATTGATCCTTTCTAGCGTGGCGGTCGGTATTTTCCTCAGGGCGCCCGCCATGCTGCTGGCCTTCTGGTCGATCCGTCTGGCTGGCACGCAGAACTATACGGCGGCCATTTCACTTCTTCCGGTGTTCGGGCTGGTGTTTGAACAGCTTGCTGTCGCGTTGGGGCTTATCGAAACATCTCGCTTCCAGATCGGGACGGTATATCTGCTTGGCCTCGTTCTTCTGGGCACATTTCTGATCCTCTTTGCCCGCAGTCTGAGGCTGAGAGCGAGCACAAACCATCGTACCGAAACCTGACCCTCGCCGCATCTGTCCATCTCGCGGTCAGGCACAGATCATCGTCAGCGCACAAGCCGGCTGACAATCCACAATATGAAAAGACCCCGCCGAAGCGGGGCCTTACCTGTTTCCAAAGACCCAGGATCAGACGCCGATCTGACCGCCACCTTCTTTTGTCACAACCACAACCGACGGGCGTGGCGGCATGCCCTCGGCAAAATCGGGCCAGCGGGTGGCCGGGTCTTCGAAGGTTGAATTCCGCTCGAACCCGGCGAAATCGCCGGTGCCATCAGTGCCGGGATGCTGCACCGCAAGGAACAGGGTTTCGGAATTATCTGCAAAATAGGGCCCGCAAAGCTCTCCCCCTACGGGGCAGCGGAAAAACAGCTTGGAATACCCGCGCAGATCGCCCACGGTCTCTAGCGCATAGAGACCATCAGACTTGCCCGTGCGGCCCCAGCCAGAGCCCTGATCGGTCGAAATCCACAGACGCCCGTTATCGTCAATAGCGCAGTTGTCGGGAGAGCCGAACCAGCCGTTTTCAGAAGTCTCCGGGTTCCAGACGGCGCCCACATCGGCAATCGTCGGGTCGCCGCATTGCACCAGAATATCCCAGGTGCCCGACAGCGCCGTGTGATCACCACCCGCTTCGTTCATTTGCAGGATATGGCCGAAATTGCTTTCCGGCCGCGGGTTGACCGCATCCACCTGTTCGGCCGTGCGGCGCGAGTTGTTGGTCAGCATGACGAAGACGGCCCCGTCGCCACGCGGCTGAATATCCTCGGGGCGGTCCATCGGCGTGGCCCCCAGAAGATCGGCGGCAAGCCGCGTGTCGATCATCACATCGGCCTGGCTGTCAAACCCGTTCTCCGAGGTCAGTGGACCTTCGCCATGGACAAGCGGCATCCAGATGAATGTGCCATCGTCATTATAGCGCGCCACATAAAGCGTGCCTTCAGAGAACAGCCGCATATTGGCCGCCCGGTCAGCGGACACAGTGCCGTCGCTGACGAATTTATAGACATAGTCAAACCGGTTATCATCACCGGAATAGAGCACGACACGCCCATCCGCAGCGGTGATCGACTCTGCGCCCTCATGGCGGAAGCGGCCAAGTGCGGTATGTTTGACGGGGGTCGAGGCCGGATCCATCGGGTCGACCTCGACAATCCAGCCAAAGCGGTTCGGCTCATTGGGTTCCAGATCAATGTTGAACCGGTCATGATACTGGCCCCAGGCGTACCAACGCCCCGGCGTGCCATAGCGCGCCATGCTTTCAGCCTCGGGCTGGGCCGAGATATCCGGGTCCCCCTCGCCATCGACCAGATCGGTCCAGAAATACCCGTGGAAATTCTCCTCGGCCATCAGATAGGTGCCCCAAGGCGTGATGCCACCGGCGCAATTGTTGATGGTGCCCAGAACATGCATGCCCTCTGGGTCGGCCCCGGTCTGCATCCGTGCATGGCCGGCGGCAGGCCCGTCAAATGTCATCGCGGTATC from Rhodophyticola sp. CCM32 includes these protein-coding regions:
- a CDS encoding PhoX family protein codes for the protein MKRDDIIKDPSHGNKAEAFEAFDDIPTNPNLGNTIGDVINRRYGRRDLMRGALAVSATTALFGTSAIIAPKQAAAATAENSRYVFDELTWGNDVNHHIAEGYNADILIRWGDPIFAGVAAFDPQNQSPEDQKMRFGYNNDYVGFVELEPGRGILCVNHEYTNEEVMFPGLGRQDRDGFQGMTEELVNIEMAAHGGSVFEIVKNAQGKWEVVLDSPYNRRITAGDTAMTFDGPAAGHARMQTGADPEGMHVLGTINNCAGGITPWGTYLMAEENFHGYFWTDLVDGEGDPDISAQPEAESMARYGTPGRWYAWGQYHDRFNIDLEPNEPNRFGWIVEVDPMDPASTPVKHTALGRFRHEGAESITAADGRVVLYSGDDNRFDYVYKFVSDGTVSADRAANMRLFSEGTLYVARYNDDGTFIWMPLVHGEGPLTSENGFDSQADVMIDTRLAADLLGATPMDRPEDIQPRGDGAVFVMLTNNSRRTAEQVDAVNPRPESNFGHILQMNEAGGDHTALSGTWDILVQCGDPTIADVGAVWNPETSENGWFGSPDNCAIDDNGRLWISTDQGSGWGRTGKSDGLYALETVGDLRGYSKLFFRCPVGGELCGPYFADNSETLFLAVQHPGTDGTGDFAGFERNSTFEDPATRWPDFAEGMPPRPSVVVVTKEGGGQIGV
- a CDS encoding EamA family transporter, which produces MKPALLITTGAILCWALLSVVSRILLLAYDLDPWMFSFLQLFAGGVALLILSGKGGLDLTSFVRPSTWVLGALRVLSAALYTAVLVWVSVPEAGIFGALNLPVVAIIVWIVMGQRPARFEWVGHGLALGAVVMLALQLEPGFRTTVLGLMGLNALCLAGMSLLVEAHPDNRSDLPGARTRFTGAVLLVTAIVFLAARIVQTGSVDGRVDMTLILSSVAVGIFLRAPAMLLAFWSIRLAGTQNYTAAISLLPVFGLVFEQLAVALGLIETSRFQIGTVYLLGLVLLGTFLILFARSLRLRASTNHRTET